The proteins below are encoded in one region of Coffea arabica cultivar ET-39 chromosome 4c, Coffea Arabica ET-39 HiFi, whole genome shotgun sequence:
- the LOC113740271 gene encoding high-affinity nitrate transporter 3.1-like, which translates to MAAGGFLVALLVLSCLAASSNGVTFSSLQRTLIVRASPTQGQVLKAGEDKITVTWSYNNTLAPGTDSTYKTIKVKLCYAPISQVDRAWRKTVDDLAKDKTCQFKIVAKPYSASNSTITWTIERDTPTATYFLRAYAFNSAEEEVAFGQTTDAHKTTNLFQVEAISGRHASLDIAAICFSSFSVLSLFGFFFIEKRKGKASRQK; encoded by the exons ATGGCAGCTGGTGGTTTCCTAGTTGCTTTACTTGTGCTTTCTTGCTTAGCAGCCTCTTCCAATGGTGTCACCTTCTCTTCCCTTCAGAGAACTCTTATTGTCCGAGCTTCTCCTACACAAGGACAAG TTCTAAAAGCTGGGGAAGACAAAATCACAGTGACTTGGTCATACAACAACACCCTTGCACCTGGGACAGACTCAACTTACAAGACTATTAAGGTAAAGCTGTGCTATGCACCAATCAGCCAGGTAGATCGTGCATGGAGGAAAACTGTGGATGATTTGGCTAAGGACAAGACTTGCCAATTCAAGATTGTTGCCAAGCCATACAGTGCCTCTAACAGCACCATCACTTGGACAATAGAGAGGGATACACCCACCGCTACATATTTCCTCAGAGCCTACGCATTCAACTCTGCAGAAGAAGAGGTCGCTTTTGGCCAAACCACAGATGCACACAAGACTACAAACTTGTTTCAGGTTGAGGCAATTTCCGGGCGCCATGCGTCGCTAGATATTGCTGCCATCTGTTTCTCTTCTTTCTCTGTCTTGTCCCTCTTTGGATTCTTTTTCATTGAGAAGAGAAAAGGCAAAGCATCCCGACAAAAGTGA
- the LOC113738838 gene encoding manganese-dependent ADP-ribose/CDP-alcohol diphosphatase-like codes for MGSANGLVNVQSNQPLFSFGVITDVQYADIPDGRSFLGVPRYYRHSLLVLQRAVKKWNHRRPNFIMNFGDIIDGFCPKEQSLDAVKKLVMEFDNCNGPVYHMIGNHCLYNLPREKLLPLLRIHSHNDHAYYDFSPIPEYRFVILDGYDVSAIGWPKDHPKTLKALKFLNEKNPNSDKNSPNGLVDLERRFLMFNGAVGKDQLEWLDNVLSDATRLNQKVVVCCHLPLDPNASSREALLWNYDEVMEVLHRYSCVKVCLAGHDHKGGHSVDSHGIHHRVFEAALECPPGTDAFGCVDVFDDRLSLSGTDRMKSTEMIFCR; via the coding sequence ATGGGTTCTGCAAATGGCCTTGTGAATGTCCAAAGTAATCAACCTCTTTTTTCATTTGGGGTCATAACAGATGTCCAGTATGCTGACATTCCCGATGGGCGTTCATTCCTTGGGGTTCCACGCTATTACCGACACAGCCTTCTTGTATTGCAAAGGGCTGTAAAGAAATGGAACCACCGAAGGCCTAACTTCATAATGAATTTTGGGGACATTATTGATGGATTTTGTCCCAAAGAGCAATCTCTTGATGCTGTGAAGAAACTGGTAATGgaatttgataattgcaatGGTCCCGTTTATCACATGATTGGCAATCACTGCCTCTACAATCTCCCTCGAGAGAAATTGCTTCCCCTTTTGAGAATCCATAGCCACAATGATCATGCCTACTATGATTTTTCTCCAATTCCTGAATATAGATTTGTAATCCTTGATGGCTATGATGTCAGTGCCATTGGCTGGCCCAAGGATCATCCTAAAACTTTGAAAGCCTTAAAATTTCTAAATGAGAAGAATCCCAATTCAGACAAGAATAGTCCAAATGGGCTGGTTGATCTGGAGAGAAGGTTCCTTATGTTCAATGGAGCTGTCGGGAAAGATCAGTTAGAATGGTTGGATAATGTGCTATCAGATGCAACAAGGCTGAATCAGAAAGTAGTGGTGTGCTGCCATCTGCCTCTGGATCCTAATGCATCATCTCGTGAAGCTCTATTATGGAATTATGATGAAGTGATGGAAGTACTACACCGGTACAGTTGTGTCAAGGTCTGTCTAGCAGGACATGATCACAAGGGTGGGCATTCAGTTGACTCTCATGGTATTCATCATCGGGTTTTTGAAGCGGCATTGGAGTGCCCTCCAGGTACAGATGCTTTCGGGTGTGTAGATGTTTTTGATGATAGGTTATCACTTTCTGGCACTGATAGAATGAAGAGCACAGAAATGATTTTCTGTCGTTGA